From the Nonlabens marinus S1-08 genome, one window contains:
- a CDS encoding nucleoside phosphorylase has translation MDKHVFSDSELILNNDGSIYHLNLRPDQLAHTIITVGDPERVQEVSKYFDHIEFRTGKREFHTHTGTYKGKRISVISTGIGTDNIDIVFNELDALVNIDFKTRKIKSELISLDIIRVGTTGAVQPNIPVDSFLLSQRGIGFDSLLHWYDNDLADKTFADALVKELKLSDDMATPYIVQCNKELSKHFQTFEMLNGTTITNVGFYGPQSRRLRLAPSNKELKNLIANFNYEGHQITNLEMETSGIYAMANLLGHRAVSLNAVLANRATGNFSEQPEKTVDELIQFTLERIAAI, from the coding sequence ATGGATAAACACGTATTTTCAGATTCAGAATTAATACTCAATAATGATGGCAGTATTTACCATCTCAACTTACGACCAGACCAGTTAGCTCATACAATTATCACGGTGGGTGATCCTGAAAGGGTTCAAGAGGTTTCTAAATACTTTGATCATATCGAGTTCAGAACAGGCAAACGAGAATTTCATACGCACACAGGAACTTATAAGGGTAAACGCATCAGCGTCATATCCACTGGAATCGGAACGGATAATATTGATATCGTTTTCAATGAATTAGATGCGTTAGTCAATATTGATTTTAAGACTAGAAAAATCAAGTCAGAGTTGATTTCGCTAGACATTATACGAGTAGGGACTACTGGAGCGGTACAACCTAATATCCCAGTAGATTCTTTCTTATTATCACAGCGAGGGATAGGATTTGATAGTTTACTACACTGGTATGACAATGATCTAGCAGACAAAACCTTTGCAGATGCGCTGGTTAAAGAATTGAAGCTATCTGATGACATGGCAACACCTTATATCGTTCAATGCAACAAAGAATTGTCCAAGCATTTTCAAACGTTCGAAATGCTAAATGGTACTACCATAACTAATGTTGGCTTTTACGGACCTCAAAGCAGACGGTTGCGATTAGCCCCATCTAATAAAGAACTCAAAAATTTGATTGCCAACTTCAATTATGAAGGCCATCAGATTACCAATTTAGAAATGGAAACCTCTGGAATATATGCTATGGCTAATTTGTTAGGGCACAGAGCGGTTTCTTTAAATGCTGTTTTGGCAAATCGAGCGACTGGCAATTTTTCTGAGCAGCCAGAGAAGACGGTAGATGAATTGATTCAATTTACCTTAGAGCGCATTGCCGCCATTTAA
- a CDS encoding Rid family detoxifying hydrolase, translating into MKKIIYTKSAPSPIGPYNQAILWTSGSQRTLYTSGQIAINPETGELDIEDLEKETHLVMKNLEEVLKAADMDFSSVVKTSIFLSDMNNFGTVNKIYGSYFNEEDAPARETVEVANLPKFVNVEISAIAIAIDG; encoded by the coding sequence ATGAAGAAAATTATCTACACAAAATCGGCGCCCAGCCCAATTGGACCTTATAATCAGGCGATATTATGGACTTCTGGCAGCCAACGAACTTTATACACCAGTGGTCAAATCGCCATCAATCCAGAAACAGGAGAGCTAGACATAGAAGACCTTGAAAAAGAAACTCATCTAGTAATGAAAAACCTAGAGGAGGTTTTGAAAGCCGCTGATATGGATTTTAGTAGTGTTGTTAAAACCAGTATTTTCCTGAGCGACATGAACAACTTTGGGACCGTCAATAAAATTTACGGCAGTTATTTTAATGAAGAAGATGCTCCAGCAAGGGAAACTGTAGAAGTGGCTAACCTACCTAAGTTTGTCAATGTAGAAATTTCAGCAATAGCAATAGCAATAGATGGATAA
- a CDS encoding peptidylprolyl isomerase, with protein sequence MKKINGLLIALAIILTASSCKEEYPDAKDGIYAEIVTTHGTMFAELYYEATPATVANFVALAEGTHPEVNDSLKGKPFYDGLIFHRVIDGFMIQGGDFTGTGSGQLGYQFDQEIVDTLKHDAKGVLSMANAGPNTNGSQFFIMDEPNPNLDGGYNVFGKVIEGLAVVDSIATVETGPADRPVDSVVMKKVRIIRKGKEAKKWDAPEVFKEQQKIAEERRVNEEKLAEERREAAPAIREAKAAELAALKEKARKLPSGVSIYMVKKGSGEKPAIGTNVLLDYSGYLENGTLFDSSDLETALLFDAVNPNKQRANAYRSMPVEYSPEVGMIPGFREALLSMEYGDQIVAFIPSELAYGANGGGPIPPNSNLIFEMKMAERE encoded by the coding sequence ATGAAGAAAATTAACGGCTTACTTATCGCACTAGCCATTATACTCACAGCATCTTCTTGTAAAGAAGAGTATCCAGATGCCAAAGACGGGATCTATGCTGAAATCGTTACTACTCACGGTACCATGTTTGCCGAGTTATATTATGAAGCAACTCCAGCAACTGTTGCAAACTTTGTCGCATTAGCTGAAGGAACTCACCCAGAGGTAAACGACTCCTTAAAAGGAAAGCCGTTTTATGACGGATTGATTTTTCACCGTGTGATCGATGGTTTTATGATTCAAGGAGGTGATTTTACAGGAACAGGTTCTGGCCAATTAGGATATCAATTTGATCAGGAAATTGTTGACACGTTGAAGCATGATGCTAAAGGTGTTCTTTCCATGGCTAACGCTGGCCCTAACACAAATGGAAGTCAGTTTTTTATAATGGATGAGCCTAACCCAAACCTGGACGGCGGTTATAATGTATTTGGAAAGGTAATCGAAGGTCTTGCAGTGGTAGACTCCATCGCTACAGTAGAAACTGGACCGGCAGATCGACCAGTAGATAGTGTGGTAATGAAAAAGGTACGTATCATTCGTAAAGGAAAGGAAGCTAAAAAGTGGGACGCTCCTGAAGTTTTTAAAGAACAACAGAAAATTGCAGAGGAACGTCGTGTGAATGAAGAAAAACTAGCGGAAGAGCGTCGTGAAGCAGCACCAGCGATAAGAGAAGCTAAAGCAGCTGAGCTAGCCGCTTTAAAAGAGAAAGCACGCAAGCTACCTAGTGGCGTAAGCATCTATATGGTCAAGAAAGGAAGTGGTGAAAAACCAGCTATAGGAACAAATGTGCTATTAGATTACAGCGGTTACCTAGAAAACGGTACTTTATTTGACAGCAGTGATCTTGAAACGGCATTATTGTTTGACGCGGTGAATCCTAACAAGCAGCGTGCTAACGCTTACAGAAGCATGCCTGTTGAATACAGCCCTGAAGTAGGAATGATTCCTGGATTTAGAGAAGCATTACTAAGTATGGAATACGGTGATCAAATTGTTGCCTTCATTCCATCTGAATTGGCTTATGGAGCAAACGGCGGTGGTCCTATCCCACCCAACTCTAATTTGATCTTTGAAATGAAAATGGCTGAGAGAGAATAG
- the gldI gene encoding gliding motility-associated peptidyl-prolyl isomerase GldI, with product MKQICNALKSSLPVALLVIMASSCKNQIEVREPKSRKSSTTTDFSIELNKERNAAEEAYIESVIAQDSIEFTRSPNGFYYRFIVQDSIAGDRPEFGDRVTFEYDLRNLEGETIYSKEELSPVTKSLEQEYGVFKGLREGLKLMQENDEVLFYFPSYTAYGFYGDNKRIGINTPLISRVKLLKIESTK from the coding sequence ATGAAGCAGATCTGCAACGCACTAAAATCTAGTCTCCCTGTCGCCCTTTTGGTGATCATGGCTAGCAGTTGTAAAAATCAAATAGAAGTACGGGAGCCTAAAAGCAGGAAATCAAGCACTACTACTGATTTTTCCATTGAACTCAATAAAGAGCGTAATGCAGCAGAGGAAGCTTATATCGAGAGTGTAATCGCTCAGGATTCTATTGAGTTTACTAGGTCTCCTAATGGTTTCTATTACCGGTTTATCGTTCAAGATAGTATCGCTGGAGACCGTCCAGAATTTGGTGACCGGGTGACTTTTGAGTACGATTTGCGCAATCTAGAAGGTGAAACTATTTATTCTAAAGAAGAACTTTCTCCTGTGACTAAGAGTTTAGAACAAGAGTACGGTGTTTTTAAAGGCTTGCGAGAAGGATTAAAATTGATGCAAGAGAACGACGAGGTGTTATTTTACTTCCCTTCCTATACTGCCTATGGATTTTACGGTGATAACAAGCGTATTGGGATAAATACTCCACTAATAAGCCGCGTCAAATTACTGAAAATAGAAAGTACCAAATAA
- a CDS encoding DHH family phosphoesterase produces the protein MQKEQYESLKAVLSSPKNIVIVPHKSPDGDAVGSITALYGYLTKTGHSATMISPNDFPTFLKWMEHSDQILNYEMTRDQSDDLIADADLIFILDHNAFHRAGDLETPLSKAKATFIMIDHHQQPDDFANYMYSDTGMSSTCEMVYHFLENLDAVNTIDAAMASSLYTGILTDTGSFKYRSTTSTTLRVAANLVDLGADSEHINRRIYDVNTPTRMKLLGVALNNMVILENYRTAFITLTQKELDDNNFQKGDTEGFVNYALSLDGIVFAQIFIEKADESIIKTSLRSKGDFDVNQLAREHWNGGGHKNAAGGRSEASMQETVDKLISILPHYEADLQRTKI, from the coding sequence ATGCAAAAAGAACAGTACGAAAGCTTGAAAGCAGTGCTTTCCTCCCCTAAAAACATTGTGATAGTTCCACATAAAAGTCCTGATGGTGATGCCGTTGGATCCATTACAGCCCTTTATGGATACCTGACTAAAACGGGACACTCTGCCACCATGATATCGCCTAATGATTTCCCTACATTCTTAAAATGGATGGAACACAGCGATCAAATTCTCAATTACGAGATGACAAGAGATCAATCAGATGATCTTATCGCAGACGCAGACCTTATATTTATTCTTGACCATAATGCCTTTCACCGTGCAGGAGATCTAGAAACTCCGCTTTCTAAAGCAAAGGCAACATTTATCATGATTGATCACCACCAGCAACCCGATGATTTTGCTAATTATATGTACAGTGATACGGGAATGAGTAGCACCTGCGAGATGGTATATCATTTTCTAGAGAATTTAGACGCTGTAAATACTATTGATGCTGCAATGGCTTCTAGTTTATACACGGGTATCCTGACAGACACAGGTAGTTTTAAATACCGCTCTACCACTTCTACTACACTGCGTGTTGCGGCAAATCTAGTGGATTTAGGGGCAGATAGCGAGCACATTAATAGAAGGATATATGATGTCAATACGCCTACTCGTATGAAACTTCTAGGTGTGGCCCTGAATAATATGGTTATTTTAGAGAACTATAGAACTGCCTTTATCACGCTCACTCAAAAAGAACTGGACGACAACAATTTCCAAAAAGGAGATACAGAAGGTTTTGTAAACTATGCGTTAAGTCTAGATGGTATTGTGTTTGCACAGATCTTTATCGAAAAAGCAGATGAAAGCATCATCAAGACTTCCTTGCGGTCTAAAGGCGACTTTGACGTGAACCAATTGGCTCGGGAACACTGGAATGGCGGTGGACACAAGAATGCGGCTGGTGGTCGATCAGAGGCATCTATGCAAGAAACAGTGGATAAATTAATTAGTATATTGCCGCACTATGAAGCAGATCTGCAACGCACTAAAATCTAG
- a CDS encoding nucleoside-diphosphate kinase, which produces MATNRTFTMIKPDAVEDGHIGAILEKITSSGFKIAALKLTQMTVADAQEFYAVHSERPFYGELVEFMSRGPIVAAVLEKDNAVADFRTLIGATNPAEAADGTLRKLFAKSVGENAVHGSDSDENAAVEAAFHFAGREMF; this is translated from the coding sequence ATGGCAACAAATAGAACATTTACAATGATCAAGCCTGATGCTGTCGAGGATGGACACATCGGTGCAATATTGGAAAAAATTACAAGTAGCGGTTTTAAGATCGCAGCTTTGAAACTTACTCAAATGACGGTAGCTGATGCGCAAGAATTTTACGCAGTACACAGCGAACGTCCATTCTATGGTGAGCTAGTAGAATTCATGTCTCGCGGCCCAATTGTAGCAGCAGTTCTTGAAAAAGATAACGCCGTTGCAGATTTCCGTACGTTGATAGGAGCAACCAACCCAGCTGAAGCTGCTGATGGAACGCTTAGAAAACTTTTTGCTAAAAGTGTAGGTGAAAACGCTGTTCACGGTAGTGATAGCGATGAAAATGCAGCTGTTGAAGCAGCATTCCACTTTGCTGGACGCGAAATGTTTTAG
- a CDS encoding Maf family nucleotide pyrophosphatase, with protein MLQEKLQQVEIILASQSPRRQELLKGLDIDFRIETRPVDEVYDDYLQGGQITEFLSTLKAKAFSDDIQENQLIITSDTIVWLEGKALGKPKNAQEAKNMLHSMSNKRHEVFTSVSFTSSKLQETITDCTEVYFKEISEAEINYYVETYKPFDRAGAYGIQDWIGYTGIDKLEGCYYNVMGLPLPKVYEWLKTNSHRL; from the coding sequence ATGTTGCAAGAAAAATTACAACAGGTAGAAATTATTTTGGCGTCGCAATCACCACGACGTCAGGAGCTCTTAAAAGGGCTGGATATTGATTTTCGCATCGAGACCAGACCAGTAGATGAGGTTTATGATGATTACCTTCAGGGAGGACAAATCACAGAGTTTCTTTCTACGCTCAAGGCGAAAGCATTTAGCGATGACATCCAGGAAAACCAATTGATCATTACTAGCGACACTATCGTATGGTTAGAGGGCAAAGCACTAGGCAAACCGAAGAATGCCCAAGAGGCTAAAAACATGCTTCACTCCATGAGCAATAAGAGACATGAAGTCTTCACCTCAGTAAGCTTTACATCTTCAAAATTACAAGAAACCATTACGGACTGTACTGAAGTTTACTTTAAAGAAATTTCTGAGGCTGAAATCAACTATTACGTAGAAACCTACAAGCCATTTGATAGAGCTGGTGCTTATGGTATCCAAGACTGGATAGGATATACGGGCATTGATAAATTAGAAGGTTGTTATTATAATGTAATGGGATTGCCGTTGCCCAAAGTTTATGAATGGCTCAAAACAAATTCACATCGATTATGA
- a CDS encoding geranylgeranylglycerol-phosphate geranylgeranyltransferase has product MIYLRLIRWPNVLLTIITQVVIVYWYFPSTAAVKGLETWQEILLILATALLTASGNVINDIYDVATDVINKPDQVIVGKSITEKRAFTIYIFLTSTAIACGFILANSIQKPSLAGLFIGVAFLLYTYATTLKSILIVGNIVISFLVGSVVLITALFELFPAVTALNRATQLSALQHLAVFALFAFLVNLLREWIKDCQDVKGDHASGRSSLPIVLGNKRAVQFMAIYTLVCVVILGYLATFELYKDQRSLYYILFLIVAPLLFVGLRLFTASTLKEFKVLSLVCKLVLLFGVLGMGIIKFEV; this is encoded by the coding sequence TTGATCTATTTGAGACTCATACGCTGGCCTAATGTGCTATTGACAATCATCACTCAGGTTGTGATTGTCTATTGGTATTTTCCATCGACTGCTGCTGTTAAAGGACTAGAAACATGGCAAGAAATTCTCCTGATACTTGCCACCGCACTATTAACTGCCAGTGGGAATGTCATCAATGATATCTATGATGTTGCTACTGATGTCATTAACAAACCAGACCAAGTCATTGTTGGGAAATCAATTACTGAAAAACGAGCATTCACTATTTACATCTTCCTTACTAGTACAGCCATCGCTTGCGGTTTCATACTGGCAAACAGCATTCAAAAACCATCGCTGGCAGGGCTGTTTATAGGTGTTGCTTTTTTATTGTACACCTATGCCACGACACTGAAAAGTATTTTGATTGTAGGCAACATTGTGATCTCATTTCTAGTAGGGTCAGTTGTTCTGATAACAGCATTGTTCGAATTGTTTCCTGCTGTTACAGCTTTAAATCGCGCTACTCAACTGAGCGCATTGCAACATTTAGCTGTCTTTGCCTTATTTGCATTTCTCGTCAATTTACTGCGGGAATGGATTAAGGATTGTCAAGACGTCAAGGGTGACCACGCTAGCGGCAGGTCAAGTTTACCTATAGTTTTAGGCAATAAAAGAGCCGTTCAGTTCATGGCGATTTATACCTTGGTGTGTGTTGTTATTCTTGGATACTTGGCCACATTTGAGTTGTATAAAGATCAACGAAGTCTTTATTATATTTTGTTTTTAATCGTGGCTCCACTCCTATTTGTAGGTTTACGACTCTTCACTGCTAGCACTTTGAAGGAATTTAAGGTACTCTCATTAGTTTGTAAATTGGTCTTGCTTTTTGGTGTATTGGGTATGGGAATTATAAAATTTGAGGTTTAA
- a CDS encoding KdsC family phosphatase produces the protein MEKNYKELLRQIKAFIFDVDGVLTDGRLLISESGELLRTMNAKDGYALKTALNQGYLVCIITGGKNDGVKSRLEGLGITDVFLNAHDKMVQLTEYMTRHDLKPEQILYMGDDMPDVPALEFAGLAACPQDAIPEVKRVCDYISHRNGGDACVRDVIEQVLKVQSRWNVVSGTNAASS, from the coding sequence ATGGAAAAAAATTATAAAGAACTACTACGCCAAATCAAAGCCTTTATTTTTGATGTCGATGGTGTCTTAACAGATGGACGTTTGCTGATCTCAGAAAGCGGCGAGCTACTGCGTACTATGAATGCTAAAGACGGTTACGCTCTAAAAACGGCGCTCAATCAAGGTTATTTAGTTTGCATCATCACCGGTGGAAAAAACGACGGTGTAAAATCACGTTTAGAAGGTTTAGGCATCACTGATGTTTTTTTAAACGCACATGATAAAATGGTTCAACTCACTGAATACATGACCAGACACGACTTAAAACCAGAGCAAATCCTATACATGGGTGATGATATGCCTGATGTTCCCGCCTTGGAATTTGCAGGATTAGCCGCTTGCCCTCAAGACGCTATTCCTGAAGTGAAAAGGGTTTGTGACTACATCTCCCATCGCAATGGTGGCGATGCTTGCGTGCGTGATGTGATAGAACAAGTTTTAAAAGTGCAAAGCCGTTGGAATGTGGTGTCTGGAACTAATGCAGCTAGCAGTTGA
- a CDS encoding Rossmann-like and DUF2520 domain-containing protein: MIKVFFIGTGNLGTQLCQAMEKSHSDNVQVVGYSNDSNRKINDIKAPLFVGSIPLCDLVVLAVPDDKIQLVSDGLSKSQATVVHTSGSVDVNLLSRFDDYGVFYIPQTFSKGRSIDLSEVTFCLEASNDSTMEQLELVASTLSRKRKKVNSAQRRQLHLAAVYMNNFVNHCYHKAAELLEQSAMDTDLLEPLMIETLKKAQELGPKNAQTGPAMRGDQNTINKHIALLIDSDREMYRAITHSIKNSHGKKL, from the coding sequence ATGATCAAGGTATTTTTTATCGGTACAGGTAATTTAGGAACACAGTTGTGTCAAGCGATGGAAAAATCTCACAGCGATAACGTGCAAGTTGTGGGCTATAGCAATGATAGTAACCGTAAGATAAATGACATCAAAGCCCCATTATTTGTGGGATCAATTCCTTTATGTGATTTGGTCGTATTAGCGGTTCCTGATGATAAAATACAACTAGTTTCCGATGGTTTATCAAAATCACAAGCCACTGTAGTACACACCAGTGGAAGTGTTGATGTAAACTTATTGTCGAGGTTTGACGATTACGGCGTTTTTTACATTCCTCAAACTTTTAGTAAAGGTCGATCTATAGATTTAAGCGAGGTTACCTTTTGTCTTGAAGCCAGCAACGACTCTACTATGGAGCAACTTGAGCTTGTGGCGAGCACGCTTTCGCGAAAGCGGAAAAAAGTCAACTCTGCCCAGCGTCGACAGTTGCATCTTGCGGCTGTGTATATGAACAATTTCGTCAATCATTGTTATCATAAAGCCGCGGAATTACTAGAGCAATCGGCTATGGATACTGACTTGTTAGAACCGTTGATGATCGAAACCTTGAAAAAAGCACAAGAGTTAGGACCTAAAAACGCACAAACTGGACCCGCTATGCGTGGAGATCAAAACACGATAAATAAGCACATAGCACTATTAATAGACAGCGATCGCGAGATGTACCGCGCGATTACTCATTCAATTAAAAATTCTCATGGAAAAAAATTATAA